Proteins encoded in a region of the Paenibacillus sp. W2I17 genome:
- a CDS encoding ABC transporter ATP-binding protein, giving the protein MLEVKQVSKVYEGQRGVHQLDFTMERGEIVGFLGPNGAGKTTTMRMITGYVHPTAGSIMVDGVSVHEQGQRVRSKIGYLPETPPLYPDMTVQSYLKFVANLRDVPAREVKLRVSEMVSRLGLQGRERQMVRGLSKGYKQRLGLAGAIIHKPDLLVLDEPTSGLDPNQIIEIRDLIRELGENHTVLLSTHILPEVSTLCNRMLIINQGQLVLDGSPQHFGSAMGDQFKVSIEVKATAEQLHNVLTPWEKVRSEVIQTSDVNTSKDTSLNSDLANTVKMLLTGENSEDFREELFYLLSGAGLPILEMKKENLSLEQIFLKLTTTEATDTDANSADVDKVTGAEMDQDVTSDIDSSSISGTSVGSAADASPQARKGEESK; this is encoded by the coding sequence GTGCTCGAAGTGAAACAGGTCAGCAAAGTTTACGAAGGGCAGCGCGGCGTACATCAACTGGATTTCACCATGGAACGTGGTGAGATTGTTGGCTTTCTCGGACCCAATGGTGCCGGAAAAACAACAACGATGCGTATGATTACGGGTTATGTGCATCCAACCGCAGGTTCCATTATGGTGGATGGGGTATCGGTGCATGAGCAGGGTCAGCGTGTTCGTTCCAAGATTGGGTATCTGCCTGAAACGCCGCCACTGTATCCCGATATGACGGTGCAGTCCTATCTTAAATTCGTAGCCAATTTGCGAGATGTCCCGGCACGTGAGGTTAAGCTGCGGGTCAGTGAGATGGTTAGCAGACTGGGACTTCAGGGTCGGGAAAGACAAATGGTACGTGGGTTATCCAAAGGATACAAACAACGCCTTGGGCTGGCAGGAGCCATTATTCACAAGCCGGATCTGCTGGTCCTGGATGAGCCAACATCGGGCCTTGATCCAAACCAGATTATCGAGATTAGGGATCTGATTCGGGAACTTGGTGAGAACCATACGGTGCTGCTCAGTACGCATATTTTGCCTGAAGTGAGCACGCTCTGTAATCGAATGTTGATCATCAATCAGGGACAGCTCGTGCTGGATGGTTCACCTCAGCATTTCGGATCAGCAATGGGGGATCAGTTCAAAGTGTCGATTGAAGTGAAGGCGACTGCGGAGCAATTACATAATGTGCTGACACCATGGGAGAAGGTGCGGAGTGAAGTTATTCAGACATCGGATGTGAATACCAGCAAAGATACTTCACTTAATTCAGATTTAGCGAATACGGTTAAAATGCTTCTTACTGGAGAAAACTCGGAAGATTTCCGGGAGGAGCTGTTCTACCTTTTGTCAGGTGCAGGATTACCGATTCTGGAGATGAAGAAGGAGAACCTGAGTCTGGAGCAAATCTTCCTGAAGCTGACCACAACCGAGGCAACAGACACAGACGCAAATTCGGCAGATGTGGATAAGGTTACTGGGGCAGAGATGGATCAGGACGTAACTTCGGACATCGACTCGTCGAGTATATCGGGAACATCAGTTGGTTCAGCAGCCGATGCTTCGCCCCAAGCTCGCAAAGGGGAGGAGTCCAAATGA
- a CDS encoding ABC transporter permease subunit yields the protein MRRMMAVCNKELQAYFLSPTSYFAFAVYVLMTSLLFYSSFVYYQPSIVDYRLVLGDTLSMLLFVVPLLTMRLVAEEFRQGTDELLLTSPARVTEIIFGKYLASLAILVVLILCSLVYPFIMSFYGTLDMTTVWMSALGLFFLGGSMMAIGLFASTLSQHQMVSAVAGFIILLVLWMLDSFAGNTGSALQQWLDPFALTNRFDSFMKGVLSGPDILYYVTLSGVFLLLSIQIVERKRWR from the coding sequence ATGAGACGAATGATGGCGGTATGCAATAAAGAGCTACAAGCTTATTTTCTGTCACCAACGTCCTATTTTGCTTTTGCCGTATATGTACTGATGACCAGTCTGCTGTTCTATTCAAGCTTTGTATATTACCAGCCGAGCATTGTCGATTATCGTCTCGTGTTGGGCGATACGTTGTCCATGCTACTGTTTGTTGTGCCATTGTTAACGATGCGACTGGTTGCAGAGGAATTTAGACAGGGAACGGATGAATTGTTGCTGACTTCTCCGGCACGAGTAACCGAGATTATTTTTGGCAAATATCTTGCTTCTCTGGCCATTCTGGTTGTGCTCATCCTGTGCAGTCTGGTGTACCCTTTCATCATGTCGTTCTATGGGACATTGGATATGACGACGGTATGGATGTCTGCGCTGGGGTTATTTTTCCTGGGCGGAAGCATGATGGCGATTGGATTGTTCGCTTCTACATTATCCCAGCATCAGATGGTGTCTGCGGTGGCGGGTTTTATTATTTTGCTCGTTTTGTGGATGCTTGATTCATTTGCAGGCAATACAGGTTCTGCTTTGCAACAGTGGCTTGACCCGTTTGCCCTGACTAACCGGTTCGACAGCTTCATGAAAGGTGTGCTTAGTGGGCCGGATATCTTGTATTATGTCACCCTTTCGGGTGTGTTTCTGCTGTTAAGTATTCAAATTGTGGAACGGAAGCGGTGGAGGTGA
- a CDS encoding GldG family protein, with amino-acid sequence MKKWLSHTNSTVLSVAVIGIFILLTLFLNSLGGFQLDLTSNKQYTLSDQSLTAIKNVKDDVNILVLTVENANNTVLNREVTDMVEEYTKRNSKLKLKQYNLTQEPALASKYGITGSSIVLEQGDQHKVIDIASLFTATGDGSDGSYQFTGEEKLTQALMNMSSTEMHKMVFLTGHEELSLDQMTTLQSSLEQNNVQTEELQLNQAGKVPEDADVLAIIGPQRDLSDTEMKAIRTYLSNGGKLLLSLGFVEDMKSSWKNIDALMADYGVVDEHAVMVDNQQASTMGPLWVVPEYGTHAITDKLAASQLYPMLSLSIALTSKEQDKYTLSPLIHSSNDSYGETNIGGLLQNETTNDAEEDIQGPVELGYAADTTDGKPKAVILGSSIFMQDSEIANGGNRDFILNTVNYLSEKENGLTIRPRVQAGYEMAYLNGEQARTIFFVAIVAFPLIFVIIGVLLWWRRRRV; translated from the coding sequence ATGAAAAAATGGTTAAGTCATACCAACAGTACCGTGCTGTCCGTAGCGGTGATTGGCATCTTTATTTTGCTAACACTGTTCCTGAATTCACTTGGCGGCTTCCAGCTGGATCTGACCTCGAACAAACAATACACGTTATCTGACCAGTCCCTTACTGCGATCAAAAATGTGAAGGATGACGTCAACATTCTGGTGTTAACTGTCGAAAATGCCAACAACACCGTCCTGAACCGTGAGGTCACGGATATGGTCGAGGAATACACGAAACGTAACAGCAAGTTGAAACTAAAACAATATAATCTGACGCAGGAACCTGCGCTTGCATCCAAATACGGCATAACAGGCAGCTCCATTGTGCTGGAGCAGGGAGATCAACACAAAGTGATTGATATCGCCAGTTTGTTCACCGCGACAGGTGACGGAAGTGACGGATCATATCAATTCACAGGTGAGGAAAAACTTACGCAGGCGCTCATGAATATGTCATCCACGGAGATGCACAAAATGGTCTTTTTGACCGGACATGAAGAGTTGAGTCTTGATCAGATGACCACGCTACAATCCTCCTTGGAACAGAACAATGTGCAAACGGAAGAATTGCAGCTGAATCAAGCTGGCAAGGTCCCGGAAGATGCAGATGTGCTGGCCATTATTGGACCACAACGTGATCTCAGTGATACGGAAATGAAGGCTATTCGCACTTATCTGAGTAATGGAGGCAAGCTGTTATTATCCCTCGGATTTGTAGAAGATATGAAATCCAGTTGGAAAAACATCGATGCCCTCATGGCTGACTATGGCGTCGTTGATGAGCATGCGGTCATGGTGGATAATCAGCAAGCCAGTACGATGGGGCCACTCTGGGTGGTGCCGGAGTATGGTACACATGCAATTACGGACAAACTCGCTGCGAGCCAATTGTATCCGATGTTGTCGCTGTCGATTGCGTTGACCAGCAAAGAACAGGATAAATATACCCTTTCACCGTTAATTCATTCTTCGAATGACAGTTATGGGGAGACAAATATCGGCGGCTTATTGCAGAATGAAACAACCAATGATGCCGAAGAGGACATTCAGGGACCCGTTGAATTAGGGTATGCAGCCGATACGACGGATGGTAAACCGAAGGCGGTTATTCTTGGCTCGTCCATTTTCATGCAGGATTCGGAAATTGCAAATGGTGGCAATCGGGACTTTATTTTGAATACGGTAAACTATCTGAGTGAGAAAGAAAATGGATTGACGATTCGCCCACGGGTACAAGCCGGGTATGAGATGGCATACCTGAATGGCGAACAGGCCAGAACGATTTTCTTCGTGGCTATTGTAGCATTCCCACTCATCTTTGTTATCATTGGTGTACTCTTATGGTGGAGGCGCAGACGAGTATGA
- a CDS encoding DUF4340 domain-containing protein — protein MRKWVPTILVVIVLIVGWVYAASQNYFREEEAVQAKLLGIQSGDIQSITIHDTTEETSGAAASSTLSLENGVWHMVEPKAYPLNGYSVSSWLDALSGTNQELVVEEAPTDLDKYGLGTDATRMDIKLKDNREIKLAIGGQLPADDARYVRVDSGPVVAVQTEAITSIALSRRDLLDTTPFNMDETNVGSLEWEGEAATWMLTSTSKNDAAEHTWTLNGKTIEATDAVSLIGKIKNLSTADDVRKASELKNSVPRFTLSVEQTVNGQQVRDVYRGITVPSEPDQIWVITPDGQWAYGMDATSLTEAEKFPDTIKASTTSSEESSSSANDETTSSSTDGK, from the coding sequence ATGAGAAAATGGGTTCCAACGATTCTGGTGGTCATCGTACTAATTGTGGGCTGGGTGTACGCGGCCAGTCAAAATTATTTTCGGGAAGAAGAAGCGGTACAAGCCAAGTTGCTCGGTATTCAATCCGGGGATATCCAATCCATCACAATACATGACACAACGGAGGAGACATCCGGTGCAGCAGCATCTTCGACTTTGTCGCTTGAAAATGGCGTATGGCACATGGTTGAGCCGAAAGCCTATCCTCTGAACGGTTACAGTGTAAGCAGCTGGCTGGATGCTCTGAGTGGTACGAACCAGGAACTGGTGGTGGAAGAAGCGCCAACGGATCTGGATAAGTACGGATTAGGAACAGATGCTACACGTATGGATATCAAACTCAAAGATAATCGGGAGATCAAACTGGCTATTGGCGGCCAGCTTCCAGCAGATGATGCACGTTATGTTCGTGTTGATTCGGGCCCTGTGGTTGCCGTGCAGACAGAGGCGATTACCAGCATAGCCTTGTCTCGTCGTGATTTGTTGGACACTACACCTTTTAACATGGATGAGACAAATGTTGGGTCTCTGGAGTGGGAAGGTGAAGCAGCTACTTGGATGTTAACATCGACATCGAAGAACGATGCGGCAGAGCATACCTGGACACTGAATGGAAAAACGATTGAAGCCACAGATGCCGTATCTCTTATCGGCAAAATCAAAAACCTGTCGACAGCAGATGATGTGCGTAAAGCATCCGAGCTAAAGAATTCCGTTCCACGATTCACCCTGTCTGTTGAACAGACGGTCAATGGGCAACAAGTTCGAGATGTGTATCGAGGAATTACGGTGCCATCCGAACCGGATCAGATCTGGGTCATTACGCCGGATGGTCAATGGGCATATGGCATGGATGCGACGAGTCTAACGGAAGCAGAGAAATTCCCGGATACAATTAAAGCATCCACAACTTCTTCGGAAGAGTCATCGAGTTCTGCAAATGACGAAACGACTTCCTCATCAACAGACGGGAAATGA
- a CDS encoding YhcN/YlaJ family sporulation lipoprotein gives MSTCQQSKKATAITLSLSTAIFVMAGLTGCGTNRDTNNMHTQSVRQQANGINRYGVETNGMDGIRAKSYRMHNVTDLKSSEELAKRITEMKEVKSARVMLTDRNAYVAVRLADGHAGKLESKSNGRTSMLNGTMRNNASDTMRGGNMNHDMGGMRVNGGTGTMSPYSTSGIAPGLNTNSATDRSHMGNDRSIYGTMGTGTIGMMRGLTNSGKARGTDDGHYYGMKSEGQRVDSTDDNTSAEIKGKISAKIKQFAPNIENVYVSANPEFVEHVENYATDIRNGKPVSGMIDTFQSMVERIFPTNGTDTNNRDGILNDGLMNRNNNDGMMNRMNR, from the coding sequence ATGAGTACATGCCAGCAGTCAAAAAAGGCAACAGCTATTACGTTATCATTATCTACTGCAATCTTTGTAATGGCCGGTTTGACAGGTTGTGGCACGAATCGGGATACCAACAATATGCATACGCAAAGTGTTCGTCAGCAAGCCAACGGGATTAACCGTTATGGTGTGGAAACAAATGGCATGGATGGCATCCGTGCGAAAAGTTATCGCATGCACAATGTGACTGACCTGAAATCCAGTGAAGAGCTGGCAAAACGCATCACGGAGATGAAGGAAGTTAAATCCGCCCGTGTCATGTTAACGGATCGTAATGCTTATGTGGCTGTTCGTTTGGCAGATGGTCATGCAGGCAAGTTGGAAAGCAAGTCCAATGGTCGTACGAGCATGCTGAATGGAACGATGCGTAATAATGCCAGTGATACCATGCGTGGGGGCAACATGAATCACGATATGGGTGGTATGCGTGTGAATGGCGGTACAGGCACAATGTCTCCGTACAGCACTAGCGGAATTGCTCCAGGACTGAACACAAATTCAGCAACGGATCGCAGCCATATGGGGAATGACCGGAGCATCTATGGAACCATGGGCACAGGCACAATTGGCATGATGCGTGGTCTGACAAACAGCGGCAAAGCACGTGGGACGGACGATGGGCATTATTATGGTATGAAAAGTGAAGGACAACGTGTAGATAGCACGGACGATAACACATCAGCTGAGATAAAGGGTAAGATTTCAGCCAAAATCAAGCAGTTTGCACCAAACATCGAGAATGTATATGTATCAGCCAATCCGGAGTTTGTGGAGCATGTGGAGAACTATGCCACAGATATTCGTAACGGTAAGCCCGTTAGTGGCATGATTGATACGTTCCAATCGATGGTAGAGCGCATTTTCCCAACGAACGGAACAGATACAAATAACCGTGATGGCATCCTTAACGATGGTCTGATGAACCGTAATAATAACGATGGCATGATGAATCGAATGAACCGGTAG
- a CDS encoding PHP domain-containing protein, translated as MIKLYDQKKGSQWRKWDLHIHSTYSKESSAKLSIKKIFDEAISKGISVISVTDHSNVKSLDEIWEVYQSSFTTNDGVELKYKDFYKFYTRG; from the coding sequence ATGATTAAATTATACGATCAGAAAAAAGGCTCGCAGTGGAGAAAATGGGATTTACATATCCATTCGACGTATTCTAAAGAGTCGAGTGCAAAGCTAAGTATAAAAAAGATCTTTGATGAAGCAATTTCAAAAGGGATATCAGTCATCTCTGTTACTGACCATTCAAATGTTAAGTCATTGGATGAAATTTGGGAAGTGTATCAGTCCAGTTTTACAACAAATGATGGAGTTGAATTAAAGTATAAAGATTTTTATAAGTTTTATACCCGGGGTTGA
- a CDS encoding TrlF family AAA-like ATPase: protein MKTDKGQKPIHMVVLFPTIVDRGKYKEEVTTKYLEDNFLSKINCTDSVITQYGEGDYARGLLEIQVDFEETCKLARSLGGITIVHNGSKDGGFDRGLSHAKTPTPTHEDIISSFDALKGKLMIECVDICEIPNNSESNLRTKQFYLDTFNKPCIISSDSHSQYEGKKYSWIKAEPTIEGLRQVIYEPKHRVHLGEYSPVDPVHKINIVKMNFPETTKIVGEDFCVRGDLEIPFSPNLTCFIGGRGSGKSTILNLIHEKLKPGENLFFKKFKLENLPKEKEIGDYIQIDDNDDEKFIEFLSQNEIEDFAINYEKFTTSLFPRLLKVSESARYIELNNQLGKYIESIDEKKDCLVKQFKLQVQKKSNEKQKKTFENIVNSLKDETYTLLNMKIKDTDKEIKQIKKSKESFVNYVKEIENINSSYVVDSSNMINNIYEKKKDEMIKSISKVVDEYSKDDNFTIINDRLNALEDQLLTERQSINEYLTSKGLTGENLADVASATQEVNKYDALIREDGENIDILQERIDTFIQNDTLKDQLIDEINGMIQNLNLSLMNLSEHVKPIEVSFSFDFEKAKKEILNAMKVSFEKFDYFNNIKMSDIEKYLFCVEPNEINDFDIYLTALQAVGIKSKTFNALNEYFSVPIRFAIFKLIIKKNLMDVDSYKTLKVQYDGKKLENTSFGQRCTAAIVLLLKLGNNPIIIDEPEAHLDGTVIAEYLVDLIKENKQNRQIIFSTHNANFAINGDAELINILDVSELNKTQITSTSIEDIENRDKLLRLEGGKLAFENREKKYQF, encoded by the coding sequence TTGAAAACAGATAAGGGTCAAAAACCAATTCACATGGTTGTCCTATTCCCTACTATTGTTGACAGGGGTAAGTATAAAGAAGAGGTAACCACAAAGTATCTTGAAGATAATTTCCTAAGCAAGATTAACTGTACTGACTCTGTGATCACACAATATGGCGAGGGTGATTATGCGAGAGGGCTTTTAGAAATTCAAGTTGATTTTGAAGAAACTTGCAAATTGGCTCGTTCTTTAGGTGGAATAACAATCGTTCATAATGGTTCAAAAGATGGAGGGTTTGATCGAGGTTTAAGTCATGCAAAAACTCCAACCCCTACTCACGAAGATATTATCAGTTCTTTCGATGCATTAAAGGGTAAGTTAATGATTGAATGTGTTGATATATGTGAAATTCCCAACAATAGTGAATCGAATCTGAGAACAAAACAATTTTATCTGGATACCTTTAATAAACCTTGCATAATCTCTTCGGATTCACATTCTCAATATGAAGGCAAAAAATATTCATGGATAAAAGCCGAGCCCACAATTGAAGGACTTAGACAAGTGATTTATGAACCCAAGCACCGTGTACATCTTGGTGAATATTCACCAGTAGACCCCGTTCACAAGATAAATATAGTGAAAATGAATTTCCCAGAAACCACAAAAATTGTAGGAGAAGATTTTTGTGTGAGAGGTGACCTGGAGATACCATTCAGTCCAAACTTGACTTGTTTTATTGGTGGGAGAGGTAGTGGAAAGAGTACTATATTAAATTTAATACATGAAAAGTTAAAACCAGGAGAAAATCTATTCTTTAAAAAATTTAAACTTGAAAATTTACCTAAAGAGAAGGAAATTGGGGATTATATACAGATAGATGATAACGACGACGAAAAGTTTATTGAATTTCTTAGTCAAAATGAAATTGAAGACTTCGCTATAAATTATGAGAAATTCACAACATCTTTATTTCCAAGGTTATTGAAGGTGTCTGAATCTGCAAGATATATTGAATTAAATAATCAATTGGGAAAATACATAGAAAGTATTGATGAAAAGAAAGATTGTCTTGTTAAGCAATTTAAATTACAGGTACAAAAAAAGTCTAACGAGAAGCAAAAGAAGACTTTTGAGAACATCGTCAACTCCCTAAAGGATGAAACTTATACCCTTTTAAATATGAAGATAAAAGACACAGATAAAGAGATAAAACAGATAAAAAAATCAAAGGAATCGTTTGTTAATTATGTGAAAGAAATTGAGAACATAAACTCATCTTACGTTGTTGATTCATCTAATATGATAAACAATATCTACGAAAAGAAGAAAGATGAAATGATCAAATCTATAAGCAAAGTAGTCGATGAGTACTCAAAAGACGATAACTTTACTATAATTAATGATCGTTTAAATGCATTAGAGGATCAGTTGTTAACAGAAAGACAAAGTATAAATGAATATCTTACTTCAAAGGGATTGACCGGTGAGAATTTAGCGGACGTTGCATCGGCCACTCAAGAAGTTAATAAATATGATGCCCTTATCCGAGAAGATGGAGAAAATATTGACATCTTGCAGGAAAGAATAGATACTTTTATCCAAAATGATACCCTTAAAGATCAGTTGATAGATGAAATTAATGGTATGATTCAGAATTTAAATTTATCACTTATGAATCTGAGTGAGCATGTTAAACCTATTGAAGTATCTTTTTCTTTTGATTTTGAGAAGGCAAAGAAAGAAATACTTAATGCAATGAAAGTTAGTTTCGAAAAGTTTGATTATTTTAACAATATAAAGATGAGCGATATTGAAAAGTACTTATTTTGTGTTGAGCCTAATGAAATTAATGATTTTGATATATATCTAACGGCTCTTCAAGCGGTAGGAATAAAGTCAAAAACATTTAATGCGTTAAACGAATATTTCTCAGTACCAATTAGATTCGCAATTTTCAAGCTAATTATCAAGAAAAATCTTATGGATGTAGATTCTTATAAAACTCTAAAAGTTCAATATGATGGTAAGAAATTAGAGAATACGTCTTTCGGACAAAGATGTACTGCTGCGATTGTGCTTTTATTAAAACTTGGGAACAATCCAATTATAATTGATGAACCTGAAGCGCATTTAGATGGTACTGTTATTGCAGAATATCTGGTGGATTTAATCAAAGAAAATAAACAAAACAGACAAATTATTTTTTCTACCCACAATGCAAATTTTGCAATAAATGGTGATGCAGAATTAATTAATATATTAGATGTAAGTGAACTTAATAAAACTCAAATTACTTCGACCTCTATTGAAGATATCGAAAATAGGGATAAATTACTTCGATTGGAAGGCGGAAAATTGGCATTTGAAAATAGAGAGAAAAAGTATCAGTTCTAA
- a CDS encoding site-specific integrase, translating to MEFVEPIRDKKKIEAMKKVLKGSNMRDYCLFVLGINSGLRISDILNLRIDDVIDVNRKLKERIIIKEKKTGKPKDFPINESTGKAIREYLDTRLNYQMDEPLFISRKKGAPLQRTTAWTILNETAEMVGIKNIGTHTLRKTFGYHYYKETKDVAMLQKIFNHSAPSITLRYIGISRDEQDEAYLNFNL from the coding sequence ATGGAATTTGTTGAACCTATCCGAGATAAGAAGAAGATTGAAGCAATGAAGAAGGTGTTAAAAGGATCAAACATGAGGGATTATTGCTTGTTCGTATTGGGCATTAATTCTGGGTTGAGAATAAGCGATATTTTGAATCTAAGGATTGATGATGTGATAGATGTTAATCGCAAGTTGAAAGAACGAATCATAATCAAAGAGAAGAAAACAGGAAAGCCCAAAGATTTTCCTATCAATGAATCGACGGGTAAAGCGATTCGTGAATATTTAGACACCCGATTGAATTACCAAATGGATGAACCGCTGTTCATCAGTCGCAAGAAAGGTGCTCCATTGCAAAGAACAACAGCATGGACAATATTAAATGAAACGGCTGAAATGGTTGGAATTAAAAACATCGGAACGCACACTTTACGAAAAACATTCGGGTATCACTATTACAAAGAAACAAAGGATGTAGCAATGCTTCAAAAAATCTTCAATCATTCAGCGCCAAGTATCACATTACGTTACATCGGAATAAGCCGAGATGAACAAGATGAAGCATACCTAAACTTCAACTTATAA